One region of Pseudoalteromonas galatheae genomic DNA includes:
- a CDS encoding M48 metallopeptidase family protein yields MSHPYFLNYSEQVQTQVTQLIESKRLSVFFKSRYPEPHQIKSDKLLYEYVEGLRQQYLKNTPRVSQAKFEKRNNMVLNALGTHTFKTTRHGQKQKTSHQIHIAAQLKHAPEAVLRALVVHELAHFKEKDHNKAFYKLCQHMEPNYHQLELELRLFMLMCETEGNTNYT; encoded by the coding sequence ATGTCCCATCCCTATTTTTTAAACTACTCCGAGCAAGTCCAAACTCAAGTCACTCAGTTAATAGAGAGCAAACGACTCAGTGTGTTTTTCAAAAGCCGCTATCCTGAACCGCATCAAATCAAAAGCGATAAGCTACTTTACGAATATGTAGAAGGATTAAGACAACAGTACTTAAAAAATACCCCACGGGTATCGCAGGCCAAGTTTGAGAAGCGCAACAATATGGTATTGAATGCGTTAGGAACACATACGTTCAAAACCACACGGCACGGGCAAAAACAAAAAACGTCGCACCAAATACACATCGCAGCGCAGTTAAAACACGCTCCCGAGGCGGTGTTACGAGCATTGGTTGTACACGAGCTAGCGCACTTTAAAGAGAAAGACCATAACAAAGCGTTTTACAAGCTTTGTCAGCACATGGAGCCCAACTATCATCAACTTGAGCTAGAATTACGGCTATTTATGCTGATGTGTGAGACAGAAGGAAACACCAATTACACTTAA
- a CDS encoding MarR family transcriptional regulator: MSSLPFHETLDLSLCGKLGRVHRICRQAVTQAVEPLGFTQPRWTAMMHIHHLGEGCTQHQLASSLDIEMPSLTRTMKQLEENNVIERRIDKQDKRCRKIYFTAHGQAQLAQLKMRISEVKAHLYHGLSDDELNAIAHALVKLENNAQQCCDNISENGSTSE; the protein is encoded by the coding sequence ATGTCGTCACTTCCATTTCATGAAACGCTCGATCTTAGTCTCTGTGGCAAGTTAGGCCGAGTCCATAGAATTTGCCGTCAAGCTGTAACCCAAGCTGTAGAGCCACTCGGTTTTACCCAGCCACGCTGGACTGCCATGATGCATATTCATCATTTAGGTGAGGGCTGCACACAACACCAATTAGCGAGCAGTTTAGATATCGAAATGCCGAGCCTGACTCGCACGATGAAACAGTTAGAAGAGAATAATGTAATTGAGCGCCGCATTGATAAGCAAGACAAACGCTGTCGTAAAATCTACTTCACCGCGCACGGGCAAGCTCAGTTAGCGCAGCTAAAGATGCGGATCAGTGAAGTGAAGGCACATTTATATCATGGGCTTAGCGATGACGAGCTCAATGCTATTGCACATGCTTTGGTCAAACTTGAGAACAATGCTCAGCAATGTTGTGACAATATTTCTGAAAATGGGAGTACCAGTGAGTAA
- a CDS encoding LysR family transcriptional regulator: MVTLKQLNVFTVIVQERSITAAAEKLCLTKAAVSMALAELERHLEQPLFDRVNNRLMINSAGELLLPHAHQVLDRCRFLDSLFKESERLYGEIKIGASDTLGNHLLPPMLAAFQQQTGHTQQQLFITNTAKVCAMLRDYELDIGFVEGRVIGEDLDIMPWFEDEMCIVSAMDFVATDFQTLLQNQSRWLLREQGSGSREFFLANIATQLTSWRTAFELNSTEAIINGVAAGLGLACISKYSAEHAIAQQRIKALSGLKAAPRQFWLVTRKDKFQSPILTQLIAFATHWRQESRQN, encoded by the coding sequence ATGGTAACCCTCAAACAACTCAATGTATTTACGGTAATCGTGCAAGAGCGTTCGATCACGGCCGCAGCGGAAAAGCTATGTTTAACTAAGGCAGCTGTTAGCATGGCACTAGCGGAGTTAGAGCGCCATCTCGAGCAACCGTTATTCGATCGTGTAAATAATCGATTAATGATAAACTCTGCCGGAGAGCTATTACTACCGCATGCGCATCAAGTGCTTGATAGGTGTCGCTTCTTAGATTCCCTATTTAAAGAAAGCGAGAGGCTATATGGCGAAATTAAAATTGGTGCCAGCGATACCTTAGGCAATCATTTATTGCCTCCCATGTTAGCCGCTTTTCAGCAGCAAACTGGACACACGCAACAGCAGTTGTTTATCACCAATACGGCGAAGGTGTGCGCCATGCTTCGTGATTATGAATTAGATATTGGTTTTGTTGAAGGTCGAGTGATAGGCGAAGATTTAGACATCATGCCTTGGTTTGAAGATGAAATGTGTATCGTGAGTGCAATGGACTTCGTGGCAACTGACTTTCAAACTCTTTTGCAAAATCAATCTCGTTGGCTGTTGCGGGAACAAGGCTCCGGCAGTCGAGAGTTTTTCTTAGCGAATATTGCAACGCAGCTTACGTCGTGGCGAACCGCATTTGAGTTAAATTCTACCGAGGCGATTATAAATGGTGTGGCGGCAGGGCTCGGTCTAGCTTGTATCTCAAAATACTCCGCTGAACATGCCATAGCACAGCAACGAATTAAGGCGCTTTCAGGTTTAAAAGCCGCACCGAGGCAGTTTTGGCTGGTGACGCGTAAAGATAAATTTCAAAGCCCAATATTAACGCAACTCATTGCCTTTGCGACGCACTGGCGTCAAGAATCACGACAGAATTAG
- a CDS encoding DUF417 family protein: protein MSFRTIDYSISGLLAVSLLLLGISFLFGAGPNSISGTFSFYGLTEWVPVATLGMVFGFALMVTAGLIILQQCKIVPTAWPLALIATVSLITLLTLFAENRWIAAHGGFPVIGSGQGIIKYFALIPIALFLYCRHHINARALVWANYFPVALVLAWIGGMKFLELEAKAIVPLVETSPFMSWMYELFTVQEASNVIGAYDLLMAGLLGIGIWFKQRVLIGVASLGCLAVFVMTQSFLFTAAGAFSDMSLLGGLGQFVIKDLWFIANIMVMAFLTLESSPSDSLESAVA, encoded by the coding sequence ATGTCGTTCAGAACTATCGACTATTCTATTTCAGGCCTGTTAGCAGTGAGCTTATTACTGCTTGGCATTTCATTTTTGTTTGGCGCTGGGCCAAATAGTATTTCAGGCACCTTTAGCTTTTACGGCTTAACGGAGTGGGTGCCCGTTGCCACGCTTGGCATGGTGTTTGGCTTTGCATTAATGGTTACTGCGGGCCTGATCATTTTACAGCAATGTAAGATTGTTCCTACGGCATGGCCGCTTGCCTTAATCGCCACCGTTAGCCTTATTACCTTGTTGACATTATTTGCCGAAAATCGTTGGATCGCAGCCCATGGTGGCTTTCCGGTTATTGGTTCTGGACAAGGGATCATCAAATATTTTGCGTTAATACCCATCGCCTTATTTCTCTACTGCCGTCATCATATCAACGCGCGAGCGCTAGTGTGGGCGAACTATTTTCCTGTGGCATTGGTTTTAGCCTGGATCGGTGGGATGAAATTTCTCGAACTCGAAGCTAAGGCAATAGTGCCGCTAGTAGAAACTTCACCGTTTATGTCTTGGATGTATGAGCTGTTTACTGTGCAAGAAGCCTCAAACGTGATAGGTGCTTATGACCTATTGATGGCAGGCTTGCTTGGCATTGGCATTTGGTTCAAACAGCGAGTCTTGATTGGGGTTGCAAGCCTTGGATGTCTCGCGGTATTTGTTATGACGCAAAGCTTTCTGTTTACCGCAGCCGGTGCGTTTAGCGACATGAGCTTACTTGGCGGCTTGGGACAATTTGTGATTAAAGACTTGTGGTTTATCGCCAATATCATGGTGATGGCATTTTTGACATTGGAGTCCAGCCCGTCTGACTCTCTAGAGTCTGCAGTCGCGTAA
- a CDS encoding Bcr/CflA family multidrug efflux MFS transporter yields MKSSTLPAILLPLLASIVAITPLAIDLYLPAMLAIADSLNSPLEQVQVSLSSYLAGYAVGMMVFGPLADRFSRQTLAIWGLVGFTASSIGLALTNDIDMFCFLRVVQAFCGAAATVVVPGVIRYYYKEHTAKGMSYVSMIMMIAPLIAPSLGALILLYFDWHAIFWFLAVYAVLVIIALQFFCIAIPTNADVPLSLSFFLKNYRIVLTQKKARYDILSSMLASFAFFCFLTSVSFIYLEYYGVSEQLFGVLFAMNVIALMLGNFANTRLVPRLGSRKMLNIGLAIGVVCSTLLVILSSQSVSVWVLASAIAPLMMSLGIIASNADALILLSFEHQTGTATAVIGTLRFGSGALVGPLLALAVPESPMPFSSFMFAAIVLTIVCQLLNRRFEKSLSAEEVSK; encoded by the coding sequence ATGAAGTCATCAACACTCCCCGCAATACTGTTGCCATTACTGGCTAGTATTGTTGCGATAACACCATTAGCCATCGACTTGTACCTACCTGCGATGCTCGCGATTGCAGACAGCTTGAATAGCCCGCTCGAGCAAGTGCAGGTTTCTCTTAGTAGTTATTTGGCAGGCTATGCTGTCGGCATGATGGTGTTCGGCCCCCTTGCAGATAGATTCTCAAGGCAGACGTTAGCTATTTGGGGTTTAGTCGGGTTTACCGCATCATCAATTGGGCTTGCACTAACAAATGACATTGATATGTTTTGCTTCTTGCGGGTCGTTCAAGCATTTTGTGGTGCCGCAGCGACTGTTGTTGTACCAGGCGTGATCCGCTATTATTACAAAGAGCATACAGCCAAAGGGATGTCTTATGTGTCGATGATCATGATGATCGCGCCACTTATTGCCCCCTCACTTGGTGCGTTGATCTTGTTGTACTTTGATTGGCACGCCATTTTTTGGTTTTTAGCGGTTTATGCAGTATTGGTTATCATCGCATTACAGTTTTTCTGTATTGCAATTCCAACCAACGCCGATGTACCGCTTAGCTTATCGTTTTTCTTAAAAAATTACCGCATTGTGTTAACACAAAAGAAGGCCCGCTACGATATTCTTTCTTCAATGCTGGCATCATTTGCATTCTTTTGCTTTTTAACCTCAGTTTCATTTATTTATCTTGAGTATTATGGTGTGTCGGAACAGCTTTTTGGAGTGTTATTCGCCATGAATGTGATTGCATTGATGCTTGGTAACTTTGCCAACACGCGTTTAGTACCAAGGCTTGGTTCTAGAAAAATGCTCAATATCGGTCTTGCGATTGGTGTTGTCTGTTCCACACTCTTGGTCATACTCAGTAGCCAATCCGTCTCGGTTTGGGTGTTAGCTTCTGCCATTGCACCTTTGATGATGAGTTTGGGGATCATTGCCAGCAACGCTGATGCGCTGATATTACTGAGTTTTGAACATCAAACCGGTACCGCTACCGCGGTGATAGGCACGCTACGATTTGGTAGTGGCGCTTTGGTCGGCCCTTTACTTGCGCTCGCGGTTCCTGAGTCACCTATGCCGTTCTCGAGCTTTATGTTCGCTGCCATTGTGCTGACCATCGTCTGCCAGTTGCTAAACAGGCGCTTTGAGAAAAGCCTCAGCGCCGAAGAGGTAAGCAAGTAA
- a CDS encoding TDT family transporter produces the protein MATLHSYSKKLTANIPTPMSGLALGLASLGWCICNLFPALFVLKPSSALLAGFILLLLVLKFIHQPAQLRADLADPVIGSVLPTSAMTIMVISHSISAYSHLIATVVWLLAIALHLGLLTSFVYFRSRNFELNQLVPSWFIPPVGFVVADVTFNGMLALQPLAMGLWYLGVIFYLLLLPFMIYRLCRGCAIPQQTQPTIAVMAAPASLCLAGYLSVHPMPAAGVVFALLSIAIVMTLAIYLAFIQLLRLPFSPAFAAYTFPLVIGVTAISKVVTWLSSEHLNSGWLSLLQYLVWLELVVAIAVISHVCVHYARFLIKISTANS, from the coding sequence ATGGCTACTCTTCATTCTTATAGTAAAAAGCTCACCGCCAATATCCCCACCCCGATGTCTGGTCTTGCTCTTGGGCTGGCTAGTTTAGGCTGGTGTATCTGTAATCTCTTTCCCGCACTCTTTGTATTAAAACCTTCAAGTGCACTTCTGGCTGGCTTTATTTTATTGCTGTTAGTGCTTAAGTTTATTCATCAACCAGCTCAATTAAGAGCAGATCTCGCAGATCCAGTGATTGGGAGTGTATTACCAACCAGCGCCATGACCATCATGGTGATTTCTCATAGCATCTCGGCCTATTCTCATCTTATCGCAACTGTGGTTTGGCTGCTCGCCATTGCACTTCACTTAGGGTTGCTAACCAGCTTTGTGTATTTTCGCAGCCGCAATTTTGAGCTTAACCAGCTAGTGCCAAGTTGGTTTATTCCCCCTGTTGGGTTTGTCGTTGCCGATGTCACCTTTAACGGCATGTTAGCGTTGCAACCTTTGGCAATGGGACTTTGGTACTTGGGGGTTATATTTTACCTGCTGCTGCTACCGTTCATGATTTACCGTTTATGTAGAGGCTGTGCCATACCACAGCAAACCCAACCCACAATTGCAGTTATGGCAGCGCCTGCGAGTCTATGTTTAGCAGGATATTTGAGTGTCCACCCAATGCCAGCGGCTGGCGTGGTGTTTGCTTTACTGAGCATTGCTATTGTTATGACCCTAGCGATATATCTTGCTTTTATTCAGCTTCTGCGGTTGCCATTTAGTCCTGCTTTCGCGGCATATACCTTTCCCTTAGTCATCGGCGTCACCGCCATTAGTAAGGTCGTCACTTGGCTCAGCAGCGAGCACTTAAACTCAGGCTGGCTAAGCTTGTTGCAATACCTAGTTTGGCTTGAACTTGTTGTTGCGATCGCTGTAATTAGCCACGTTTGTGTTCACTATGCGCGATTCTTAATAAAAATAAGCACCGCCAATTCATAG
- a CDS encoding DUF72 domain-containing protein: MLKEYGQIFNSVEGNTTFYADPNPQTVLKWLEQVPDDFRFTFKIPKRFSHEMALSHCQDELLTWCKNMAPLFPKLGVLMLQLPAQFAPEHINKMRQFLSWLPKSLTVGVEVRHWDFYRKGDAERRYNQYLIENNYNRIVMDTRALFSEPASTPAIVDAQQKKPRLPVHAIATGDSPILRFVGCSQLESNRDFYQPWLTKLNQWLSEGKSPYVFFHTADNFDAPFLARQFIADLEIHHQVSNPFPAEKEAKQEALF, encoded by the coding sequence ATGCTCAAAGAGTATGGCCAAATTTTTAATAGCGTTGAAGGTAATACGACTTTTTATGCCGATCCAAATCCGCAGACCGTATTAAAATGGCTAGAACAAGTGCCTGATGACTTTCGCTTTACGTTTAAAATTCCTAAGCGTTTTAGTCATGAAATGGCACTTAGCCACTGCCAAGATGAATTATTGACTTGGTGTAAAAACATGGCACCGTTGTTCCCTAAATTGGGCGTGTTAATGCTGCAATTACCTGCGCAGTTTGCGCCTGAACATATAAATAAAATGCGACAATTTTTATCTTGGTTGCCCAAATCACTAACTGTTGGTGTTGAAGTACGACATTGGGACTTTTATCGTAAAGGTGATGCTGAGCGCAGATACAACCAATATTTAATCGAAAATAACTACAATCGCATCGTGATGGATACTCGCGCACTCTTTAGCGAGCCTGCCAGTACCCCTGCGATAGTAGATGCACAACAAAAAAAGCCGCGATTGCCTGTACATGCTATTGCTACAGGAGACAGCCCAATTCTGCGATTTGTTGGTTGCTCTCAGCTTGAGTCTAATAGAGACTTTTACCAGCCTTGGTTAACTAAACTCAATCAATGGCTCAGTGAAGGTAAATCACCTTATGTGTTTTTCCATACCGCAGACAATTTTGATGCGCCATTTTTAGCAAGACAATTTATTGCTGATTTAGAGATACATCATCAAGTAAGCAATCCATTCCCCGCTGAAAAAGAAGCAAAGCAAGAGGCGCTGTTTTAA
- a CDS encoding M48 family metallopeptidase → MKKLVLAIAVAATLAGCKTSPTGRTQLALYSEQQMDQMGVASFEQMKQEQKVDTDAKTNRYVKCIANALIAQLPANYANQQWEVVVFEDDSANAFALPGGKIGVHTGILKVAENQDQLAAVMGHEVGHVIAEHANERVSQNSVLQFGLQAGAAVLEMNNIEYRNAIMQGLGLGAQYGVALPFSRSHESEADVIGLDLMAKAGFNPEGSVALWQNMAKMSEQRPPEFMSTHPAPENRIKQLQANMITAQTTANKARAGGFTPSCKR, encoded by the coding sequence ATGAAAAAACTGGTTCTCGCGATAGCCGTAGCGGCAACGCTTGCCGGTTGTAAAACATCGCCTACCGGACGCACTCAGTTAGCGCTCTATTCAGAGCAGCAAATGGACCAAATGGGTGTTGCGAGCTTTGAACAAATGAAGCAAGAGCAAAAAGTCGATACTGATGCTAAAACCAATCGCTACGTTAAGTGTATTGCAAATGCCTTAATAGCACAACTTCCAGCAAACTACGCAAACCAGCAATGGGAAGTCGTAGTATTTGAAGATGACTCTGCCAATGCATTTGCGCTACCCGGCGGTAAAATCGGAGTTCACACGGGGATTCTCAAAGTTGCAGAAAACCAAGATCAACTTGCGGCGGTTATGGGTCACGAAGTAGGGCATGTTATTGCCGAACACGCTAATGAACGTGTTTCGCAAAACAGTGTGTTGCAGTTTGGTCTGCAAGCAGGTGCAGCGGTACTTGAAATGAATAATATCGAATATCGCAATGCCATTATGCAGGGATTAGGTCTTGGTGCACAGTACGGTGTAGCACTGCCATTTAGCCGCTCTCATGAAAGCGAAGCGGATGTTATCGGCTTAGATCTAATGGCTAAGGCAGGCTTTAATCCTGAAGGCTCTGTTGCACTTTGGCAAAATATGGCGAAAATGAGCGAACAGCGTCCACCAGAATTTATGTCGACGCACCCTGCGCCAGAAAACCGAATTAAGCAATTACAAGCCAACATGATAACAGCCCAAACAACCGCTAACAAAGCGCGTGCGGGTGGATTTACACCAAGCTGTAAACGCTAA
- a CDS encoding lipid-binding SYLF domain-containing protein: MVNVKHLMAGFLAVMLSACASMGDGDKVEKQRAILDMKNDVLTQLYSKKPDTRSQLAAAPGYAVFSNANINLLFVAAGTGYGVVHDNTVGSNTYMNMAEGGVGLGLGVKDYRIVMVFHTPEAMNKFVTSGWTFGGNADAAAKAAKKGGSVEGEAYYGDVTVYTFTESGLALQATVKGTKFWKDKELN; the protein is encoded by the coding sequence ATGGTAAACGTTAAACATTTAATGGCTGGCTTTTTGGCCGTCATGCTTAGTGCATGTGCTTCAATGGGTGATGGTGACAAGGTTGAAAAGCAACGTGCCATCCTAGATATGAAAAACGATGTACTTACTCAGCTTTACAGCAAAAAGCCGGATACACGCTCGCAACTAGCGGCAGCTCCGGGCTATGCTGTTTTTTCTAATGCCAATATTAATCTGTTATTTGTTGCTGCTGGAACAGGTTACGGTGTCGTACACGATAATACAGTGGGAAGTAACACTTATATGAATATGGCTGAAGGTGGTGTCGGCCTTGGTCTAGGTGTAAAAGATTATCGTATTGTGATGGTATTCCATACTCCTGAAGCAATGAATAAGTTTGTTACGTCAGGTTGGACGTTTGGTGGAAATGCAGATGCTGCAGCTAAAGCCGCTAAAAAGGGCGGGTCGGTAGAAGGCGAAGCCTATTATGGCGATGTTACTGTGTACACCTTTACTGAAAGTGGTTTAGCACTGCAAGCAACAGTAAAAGGCACTAAATTTTGGAAAGATAAAGAACTAAATTAA
- a CDS encoding aminotransferase class I/II-fold pyridoxal phosphate-dependent enzyme — protein MELVLPEHIKFSQSLAAPIDVNLSDSCAQGVTLGELIELSGGKMPDIELGYNPIAGSEGLKAAIKAYHLPTTVCVDLNQIVTFNGAQEAIFTTMAQLLEPQDEVVVCTPSYPSLATLPKQFGAIVNTVPLREENNWQFDIERLKNAVTTNTKLIIVNAPHNPTGTGLTDNEVGQIQQLAEQCGAYILSDEVSAQSHGDDRAVSGRFSAYPRSITLGVLSKSMGLPGIRVGWAICGSKALANALLAGKSYLSICGSKVDDLLATTALLHSETILAHNASIIANNVQLMREFVSLYSQKVTWVEPHGGVLSLLKINSVRDSEKWSRQFAETSSTLLLPAKLFLLESECHFRLGTGKRNFAAGLVRLETYLSD, from the coding sequence ATGGAATTAGTATTACCTGAACACATTAAGTTTAGTCAAAGCTTGGCTGCTCCAATCGACGTCAACTTGAGTGATTCCTGCGCTCAAGGCGTCACGCTCGGTGAACTTATTGAGCTTAGTGGCGGCAAAATGCCAGACATTGAACTGGGTTACAATCCGATTGCGGGCAGTGAAGGGCTAAAAGCGGCGATTAAAGCTTATCATCTGCCGACGACTGTGTGTGTAGATCTTAATCAAATCGTGACGTTTAACGGTGCTCAAGAAGCTATTTTCACGACGATGGCGCAGTTACTAGAGCCACAAGATGAGGTGGTGGTCTGCACACCAAGTTACCCATCGCTTGCAACACTCCCCAAACAGTTTGGCGCTATCGTCAACACCGTGCCATTGCGAGAAGAGAACAACTGGCAGTTTGATATAGAAAGACTCAAAAACGCAGTGACGACAAACACCAAACTCATTATCGTCAACGCTCCTCATAATCCAACGGGCACAGGTTTGACTGACAATGAAGTTGGACAAATACAACAGCTGGCAGAGCAGTGTGGTGCTTACATTTTAAGTGATGAAGTATCAGCACAGAGCCATGGCGATGACCGCGCAGTAAGTGGACGGTTTTCGGCTTATCCGCGGTCGATTACGTTAGGCGTATTATCCAAAAGTATGGGCTTGCCTGGGATCCGAGTAGGGTGGGCAATTTGCGGTTCGAAAGCACTAGCAAATGCGCTGCTGGCCGGTAAAAGCTACTTAAGCATTTGTGGCAGTAAAGTGGACGATTTATTGGCGACGACCGCATTACTGCATAGTGAAACTATTTTAGCGCATAATGCGAGCATCATTGCAAATAACGTTCAATTGATGCGTGAATTTGTCAGTTTATACTCGCAAAAAGTAACTTGGGTTGAGCCACATGGCGGGGTGTTGTCATTGCTGAAGATTAATTCAGTAAGAGATTCTGAAAAGTGGTCACGTCAATTTGCAGAGACCTCGAGTACGCTATTGTTACCCGCAAAGTTATTTCTATTGGAGAGTGAGTGCCATTTCCGTTTAGGTACGGGTAAGCGCAACTTTGCCGCTGGTTTGGTAAGGCTTGAAACATACCTCAGTGACTAG
- the ovoA gene encoding 5-histidylcysteine sulfoxide synthase yields the protein MERPNTLKPIWLSGGDVEKKRAEIKAYFNNSWQQYESLFSNINNDDAYFVKAERLRHPLIFYFGHTACFYVNKLMLGKYITQRVNPHIESTCAVGVDEMSWDDLDSNNYDWPTVSEVRAYRQQVNALINGLIDKMDITLPITQDSLVWVVLMGIEHERIHLETSSVIIRMLPLADLTLQPGWEACDEYGDAPDNSLVSVSGCDVRLGKPESNQTYGWDNEYGVQDVNVSPFKASKYVVSNQEFLTFVEAGGYNQPEFWTAEGQAWLASTKSTMPRFWIKKDTGLWQRNLAEEIPLPLNWPVEVNYLEAKAFCNWKSGQSEHFVRLPTEAEWQVLRDKLDVDLPTWNEAPGNINLEVCASSCPVNRFETEGLFDIIGNVWQWTESPIDAYSGFKVHPLYDDFSTPTFDGKHNLIKGGSWISTGNEAVRDSRYAFRRHFFQHAGFRYIESEEPQVPVQKVNLCEMDADVANALHSHYGKPVMHFGNPLQSVVSKLMTHYQGNTDKALDLGCSVGRASFELAKHFTQVDGIDFTARNIQHALALKEGSPVRFATEIEGEIVNFHEVSTSQLGFVELSDRIHFCQGDGHNLKPQFAEYDLILCHRVVEYLYSPKTFLNQIKSRLNAGGILAISSAYQWDKALTQAQNWLGGYKVSGENVTGRDGLEILLGQDFELLAADEVMSAISKNARKVELEECQLTLWRLK from the coding sequence ATGGAAAGACCAAATACATTAAAGCCAATCTGGCTTTCAGGTGGCGACGTAGAGAAAAAGCGCGCTGAGATCAAAGCATACTTCAACAACAGCTGGCAGCAGTACGAATCATTATTTAGCAATATCAACAATGACGATGCCTATTTTGTGAAGGCTGAGCGGTTACGGCATCCACTCATTTTCTATTTCGGTCATACCGCTTGTTTTTACGTTAACAAGTTGATGTTAGGGAAATACATCACTCAACGCGTTAATCCTCATATTGAATCTACCTGCGCTGTCGGTGTAGATGAAATGTCTTGGGACGACCTTGATAGCAATAATTACGATTGGCCAACGGTGTCTGAAGTGCGTGCTTATCGCCAACAAGTGAATGCGCTTATTAACGGGTTAATAGACAAGATGGATATTACCCTTCCAATTACCCAAGATAGCCTTGTGTGGGTTGTCCTAATGGGTATTGAACATGAGCGTATCCATTTGGAAACTTCTTCGGTGATCATACGAATGCTGCCGCTGGCTGACTTGACTTTACAACCCGGTTGGGAAGCGTGTGATGAGTACGGTGACGCACCTGACAACAGCCTAGTTTCAGTAAGTGGTTGTGATGTTCGGCTTGGTAAACCTGAGTCAAATCAAACCTACGGTTGGGATAATGAATATGGTGTGCAAGACGTCAATGTGTCGCCATTCAAGGCCAGTAAGTATGTGGTTTCAAACCAAGAGTTTTTAACCTTTGTCGAAGCTGGTGGCTACAATCAGCCTGAGTTTTGGACGGCTGAAGGTCAAGCTTGGTTGGCTTCAACTAAATCAACCATGCCGCGCTTTTGGATAAAGAAAGACACAGGCTTATGGCAGCGAAACTTAGCTGAGGAGATCCCGTTACCACTCAACTGGCCAGTTGAGGTTAATTACCTTGAAGCAAAGGCTTTTTGTAATTGGAAATCCGGGCAAAGTGAGCACTTCGTACGCTTACCAACAGAAGCTGAGTGGCAAGTACTACGTGATAAGCTTGATGTTGATCTGCCGACATGGAATGAAGCGCCAGGGAACATCAACCTTGAAGTATGTGCTTCAAGCTGCCCGGTTAATCGTTTTGAAACTGAAGGCTTATTCGACATCATCGGCAATGTTTGGCAATGGACGGAGAGTCCAATCGACGCATACAGCGGCTTTAAAGTGCACCCTTTATACGATGATTTCTCGACACCTACTTTTGACGGTAAACATAATCTGATCAAAGGTGGTTCTTGGATTTCTACAGGCAACGAAGCCGTGCGAGATTCACGTTATGCCTTTAGACGCCACTTCTTCCAACATGCCGGATTTAGATATATCGAAAGTGAGGAACCACAGGTGCCAGTGCAAAAGGTCAACTTGTGTGAAATGGATGCTGACGTTGCTAATGCGCTACATAGTCACTACGGCAAGCCTGTCATGCATTTTGGTAATCCATTGCAAAGTGTTGTTTCAAAGCTAATGACGCATTATCAAGGTAATACAGATAAAGCGCTGGACTTGGGATGCTCGGTCGGTCGCGCAAGCTTTGAATTAGCCAAACACTTTACACAAGTCGATGGTATCGATTTTACTGCGCGCAATATTCAGCACGCGTTGGCCTTAAAAGAAGGCTCACCGGTACGTTTTGCCACCGAGATTGAAGGTGAAATTGTGAATTTCCACGAAGTGTCGACTTCGCAATTGGGTTTTGTTGAACTCAGTGATCGTATTCATTTCTGCCAAGGGGATGGTCATAACCTTAAACCACAATTCGCAGAGTATGACTTAATCTTATGTCATCGCGTTGTAGAGTACTTATATTCACCAAAAACTTTTTTAAACCAAATTAAATCGCGTTTGAACGCTGGAGGGATCCTTGCGATAAGTTCTGCCTATCAGTGGGACAAAGCGCTGACCCAAGCACAAAACTGGTTGGGCGGTTATAAGGTCAGTGGTGAAAATGTCACAGGCCGCGATGGTTTAGAAATTTTACTGGGACAAGACTTTGAGTTGCTCGCTGCAGACGAAGTGATGTCCGCCATAAGCAAAAACGCACGTAAAGTTGAACTAGAGGAGTGTCAACTTACGTTATGGCGTCTTAAATAG